A single genomic interval of Gouania willdenowi chromosome 10, fGouWil2.1, whole genome shotgun sequence harbors:
- the LOC114471258 gene encoding zinc finger protein 664-like: protein MDPREQSPDRLQLQQPSLTDYVSSKGKNVIKEELETNIAVCPVKCEDKGEELQASQLHGTQLREISTKEEPSTSSSTLDPFMKRQSVGVNGEAARSLVLKGSDGTETDLSQTKLEKKKKKKKKEEEDWQKPLKLSKYEKNQRKMSDSGQNVEIGHKAAKTQKHVEEEKSSTSSASHKRGDTGGKPHTCDVCGKSFTEKGNLNKHMRVHTGEKPFGCDACSKCFKRKSDLKVHMRIHTGEKPHSCDFCSKCFNHRSHLQSHMRVHTGEKPYRCDVCNKCFNQKYHLQTHMSVHTESTENPFLCAVCSRSFSRKTNLQSHMSVHTEEKPHKCNVCQKCFSRNTNLQLHMRVHTGEKPYKCDVCSKCFKHNCDLKIHMRVHTGEKLFRCIACVKCFKHKASLNLHMRDHTGDKPFGCEECGKCFKHKVHLQLHMRGHTGEKPFGCEDCGKHFYDKGKLKRHMITHTREKPFRCDAFKCKSPAL from the coding sequence ATGGATCCAAGAGAACAATCTCCCGACAGATTACAGCTCCAGCAGCCGTCACTCACTGACTACGTTTCCAGTAAAGGAAAGAATGTGATAAAGGAGGAACTGGAGACAAACATTGCTGTttgtcctgttaaatgtgaagataaaggggaggagcttcagGCCTCCCAGCTACACGGGACGCAACTAAGGGAAATCAGCACAAAAGAGGAACCTTCAACTTCAAGCAGCACTTTAGATCCATTCATGAAAAGACAAAGTGTGGGAGTCAACGGTGAAGCAGCCAGAAGTTTAGTCCTCAAAGGCAGTGATGGAACGGAAACGGACTTGTCTCAAACTAAGCtcgagaagaagaagaagaaaaagaagaaagaggaggaggattgGCAGAAACCTCTGAAACTAtccaaatatgaaaaaaatcagagaAAGATGTCTGACTCAGgtcaaaatgttgaaattggaCATAAAGCTGCCAAAACACAGAAGCATGTTGAAGAAGAAAAGAGCTccacatcatcagcttcacacaAGAGAGGTGACACGGGAGGGAAACCCCACACATGTGACGTCTGTGGTAAAAGTTTCACTGAAAAGGGTAACCTGAACAAGCACATGAgagtccacacaggagagaaaccatttggATGTGATGcctgtagtaaatgttttaaacgTAAGTCTGATCTGAAGGTCCACATGAGAATTCATACAGGAGAGAAACCTCATAGCTGTgatttttgtagtaaatgttttaaccaTAGGTCtcacctgcagtcacacatgaggGTCCACACAGGTGAGAAACCATATagatgtgatgtttgtaataaatgttttaaccaAAAGTACCACCTGCAGACACACATGAGTGTCCACACTGAAAGCACAGAGAACCCATTTTTATGTGCCGTTTGTAGTAGATCTTTCAGCCGAAAGACTAACTTGCAGTCACACATGAGTGTTCACACAGAAGAGAAACCCCACAAATGCAATGtttgtcagaaatgttttagtcGAAATACTAACTTGCAGTTACACATGAGAGTTCACACCGGAGAGAAACcttataaatgtgatgtttgtagtaaatgttttaaacatAATTGTGACCTGAAGATCCACATGAGagtccacacaggagaaaaactcTTCAGATGTATTGCTtgtgttaaatgttttaaacacaAGGCTAGCCTAAACCTACACATGAGAGATCACACAGGAGATAAACCCTTTGGATGTGAAGAATGtggtaaatgttttaaacaCAAGGTTCACCTGCAGTTACACATGAGAGgccacacaggagagaagcCATTTGGATGTGAAGACTGTGGTAAACATTTTTATGATAAAGGTAAACTGAAAAGGCACATGATAACCCACACACGAGAGAAACCTTTCAGATGTGATGCGTTTAAATGTAAGTCACCAGCGTTATAA